One part of the Archaeoglobaceae archaeon genome encodes these proteins:
- a CDS encoding low molecular weight phosphatase family protein — protein MDVDQMKVLFVCVKNTARSVMAEAIFNSLAKKWKAESAGLQKAEKIDSKVRQILEKNGLKAKEKPRSIEEVKLDEYDLIVAVCDESCLILPSKRVLRWQIEDPVGKGDQAYEKAFKELEEKIKKLIKELEG, from the coding sequence ATGGACGTGGATCAAATGAAAGTTCTTTTTGTATGCGTTAAAAACACCGCAAGAAGTGTAATGGCTGAAGCAATATTTAACAGCTTAGCCAAAAAGTGGAAAGCGGAAAGTGCGGGATTGCAGAAAGCCGAGAAGATAGATAGCAAGGTCAGGCAAATTCTTGAGAAGAACGGATTGAAAGCTAAGGAAAAGCCAAGAAGCATTGAAGAAGTCAAGCTTGACGAATACGATCTGATCGTTGCTGTGTGCGATGAGAGTTGTTTGATTTTGCCCAGCAAAAGAGTTCTCAGATGGCAGATCGAAGATCCTGTTGGTAAAGGAGATCAGGCCTACGAGAAAGCATTCAAAGAACTCGAAGAAAAGATTAAAAAACTAATAAAGGAGCTTGAGGGTTAA
- a CDS encoding PhoU domain-containing protein, which translates to MKLIENEIRRISEEVLVLHELAKKAVELCFKSHKNDRTLVREISALEERSDELEARIHDECSHFIIRFQPMAKDMRFALGMIRISSAYERIVDLAQEISLYECELREKIFEAEKPLLEMFDVVKEGFSNIENLKDRMISLDDKVDDLYIQLLEDIEKNFRCVEEVLAVRHVERIGDLLCKIATRLVYVQEGKWTWIK; encoded by the coding sequence ATGAAGCTAATAGAAAATGAGATCAGGCGTATAAGTGAGGAAGTCTTGGTTTTGCATGAGTTAGCCAAAAAAGCGGTGGAGCTTTGCTTTAAGTCGCATAAAAACGACAGGACTCTTGTAAGAGAGATCTCTGCATTAGAAGAAAGAAGCGATGAGCTTGAGGCAAGGATTCATGATGAGTGCTCGCACTTCATAATTCGTTTTCAACCAATGGCTAAGGACATGAGATTTGCCCTCGGAATGATCAGGATCTCCTCAGCCTATGAGAGGATTGTGGATCTTGCACAGGAGATCTCGCTTTATGAGTGCGAGCTAAGGGAGAAAATATTTGAAGCAGAAAAGCCACTTCTTGAGATGTTTGACGTCGTTAAGGAAGGCTTCAGCAATATAGAAAACCTGAAGGACAGAATGATCAGCCTCGACGATAAAGTGGACGATCTATACATCCAACTTCTTGAAGACATTGAAAAGAACTTTAGGTGTGTTGAAGAGGTTCTTGCAGTAAGACACGTGGAGAGAATAGGCGATTTGCTATGTAAGATTGCAACAAGGCTTGTTTACGTTCAAGAAGGTAAATGGACGTGGATCAAATGA
- the pstB gene encoding phosphate ABC transporter ATP-binding protein PstB: MNAVEIEGLKISYGNLEVLKGVDLSIPERICFAIMGPSGCGKSTLLKAINRLIELNDNVKIRGEIKLFGQSIFKMDLTRLRREVGMVFQHPNPFPHMSIYDNIAFAVKCNRIAKGKEVNDIVEWALKKAVLWDEVKDRLKNKANQLSGGQMQRLCIARALALKPKVLLMDEPTANLDPIAASKIEDLIQELKKEYTIVIVTHSPAQAARIADQVAFLYLGKVVEVGDVNEIFEKPKNELTEKYVTGRIG, translated from the coding sequence GTGAACGCTGTGGAGATAGAAGGGCTTAAGATTAGTTATGGGAACCTTGAAGTGCTTAAGGGAGTTGATCTGAGCATACCCGAAAGAATTTGCTTCGCAATAATGGGTCCTTCAGGCTGTGGAAAGTCGACTTTGCTAAAGGCAATTAATAGGCTGATCGAGCTCAATGACAACGTCAAAATTCGTGGCGAGATCAAGCTTTTTGGACAGAGCATTTTTAAAATGGATCTAACAAGGCTTAGAAGGGAAGTCGGGATGGTGTTTCAGCATCCAAATCCGTTTCCGCACATGAGCATCTATGACAACATTGCCTTTGCGGTTAAATGCAACAGAATTGCCAAGGGAAAGGAAGTTAACGATATTGTGGAATGGGCTTTGAAAAAGGCAGTGCTATGGGATGAAGTGAAGGATCGACTTAAAAATAAGGCAAATCAGCTGAGTGGTGGTCAGATGCAGAGACTTTGCATAGCAAGAGCTTTAGCATTGAAGCCAAAAGTTTTGCTAATGGACGAGCCAACCGCAAACCTTGATCCGATCGCTGCGAGTAAGATCGAGGATCTGATCCAAGAGCTGAAGAAGGAATACACAATAGTGATTGTAACGCACTCTCCCGCTCAGGCTGCAAGAATAGCGGATCAGGTTGCCTTTCTGTATTTGGGAAAAGTTGTGGAAGTTGGAGACGTTAACGAGATCTTTGAAAAGCCGAAAAATGAACTTACTGAAAAATACGTGACGGGGAGGATAGGATGA
- the pstA gene encoding phosphate ABC transporter permease PstA has product MLRELKNKVFVIYLILSAFLVILPLFHILFSVFANGIPVLLKYGLAFLTETLPAPNREGGGIFPAIYGTFMMVFLASLMGIPLAVLAGIFVAEYPNNALSRATRSLLLIMLEFPTILVGLFVMAILVMPIGSFSALAGAFALMIVMLPYVATYTEQAMRSVPAQYKEGAYALGLRKVRVVFSITLKIAKKGVITGLLIGMAKVSGETAPLIFTAGNAWRSTGGVLEPVGAIPLWIYYLVQQPYANYHEIAWGAALVLMLFFLAVFLPIRLSMVRT; this is encoded by the coding sequence ATGCTTAGAGAACTGAAAAACAAAGTTTTTGTTATATATCTAATACTTTCAGCCTTTTTGGTAATTCTCCCGCTCTTCCATATACTCTTCAGCGTTTTCGCAAATGGAATCCCTGTGCTACTGAAATACGGACTCGCGTTCCTAACAGAAACTCTTCCTGCACCGAATAGAGAGGGAGGGGGTATTTTTCCCGCAATCTACGGCACATTTATGATGGTCTTTCTTGCTTCGCTAATGGGAATCCCATTGGCGGTTCTTGCGGGGATCTTCGTTGCGGAATATCCGAACAATGCTCTCAGCAGGGCTACAAGATCCCTTTTGCTGATCATGCTCGAGTTTCCAACGATCCTTGTCGGGCTTTTTGTGATGGCGATCTTAGTAATGCCAATAGGCAGTTTTTCAGCCTTGGCGGGAGCATTTGCTCTCATGATCGTCATGCTCCCCTATGTTGCAACTTATACTGAGCAAGCTATGCGGAGTGTGCCAGCGCAGTATAAAGAGGGGGCTTACGCATTGGGATTGAGAAAAGTTAGGGTTGTTTTCTCCATAACGCTAAAGATTGCAAAGAAGGGTGTGATCACAGGGTTGCTCATTGGAATGGCAAAGGTCTCAGGGGAAACAGCTCCACTGATCTTCACCGCTGGCAATGCATGGAGAAGCACAGGCGGAGTTCTTGAGCCAGTTGGAGCCATACCACTCTGGATCTATTACTTGGTTCAGCAACCCTATGCCAACTACCACGAGATCGCATGGGGAGCTGCACTCGTTTTAATGCTCTTCTTTTTAGCGGTATTTTTACCAATAAGGCTTAGCATGGTGAGAACGTGA
- the pstC gene encoding phosphate ABC transporter permease subunit PstC, with the protein MDQFKIFLLPVVGLVFGIIILMLLVFTLNSIPIFQHEGVAIYTTNIWKASEVAEEEFYGILSAIYGTIYISTIAITISLPISIGLAVFVADLMPRRLKELLIIPTDIMAGLPTILYGIWGVFVLVPTLAEIMKFLHGHFSFIPLFSYYNPTGFSYLSAGVLLAIMVTPFATSLIREAYMAIPNIYREAVYSLGLTRFEATKVLLNYIKPAIIAGTLLAFGRAVGETVAVSLVIGNAFNIDASLFAPGYTISSLIANQFGNAFAYKLMPSALFSAGLALFTIGLIVNIAGLIVLKRWGYA; encoded by the coding sequence ATGGATCAATTCAAAATTTTTTTGTTGCCCGTAGTTGGTTTAGTTTTCGGTATAATCATTCTCATGCTCCTTGTTTTCACCTTAAATTCAATTCCAATCTTTCAACACGAAGGGGTTGCGATCTACACAACAAACATCTGGAAAGCGAGCGAGGTTGCTGAAGAAGAGTTTTACGGAATACTCTCTGCGATCTATGGCACAATTTACATTTCAACAATTGCAATAACGATCTCTCTGCCAATCTCGATTGGTCTTGCAGTTTTTGTAGCGGATCTTATGCCAAGACGGCTTAAAGAATTGCTCATAATCCCGACAGACATAATGGCGGGACTTCCAACGATCTTGTATGGCATATGGGGGGTCTTCGTTCTCGTTCCGACTTTGGCAGAGATCATGAAGTTTCTCCATGGACATTTCTCATTTATTCCACTTTTTTCATACTACAATCCGACAGGTTTCAGTTATCTTTCCGCTGGGGTATTGCTTGCAATAATGGTCACACCATTCGCAACTTCGCTAATAAGAGAAGCCTATATGGCGATCCCCAACATTTACAGAGAAGCGGTTTATTCACTTGGCTTAACAAGGTTTGAAGCGACGAAAGTTCTTTTGAACTACATAAAGCCCGCAATCATTGCGGGAACGCTTTTGGCATTTGGAAGAGCGGTTGGAGAAACGGTAGCGGTGAGCCTTGTGATCGGAAATGCATTCAACATCGATGCGAGCCTTTTCGCTCCCGGATACACGATCTCTTCGCTAATAGCAAATCAATTTGGCAATGCTTTCGCTTACAAACTCATGCCTTCCGCTCTTTTCTCTGCGGGGCTTGCTTTATTTACGATCGGGCTGATAGTTAACATAGCGGGGCTAATTGTTTTGAAGAGGTGGGGATATGCTTAG
- the pstS gene encoding phosphate ABC transporter substrate-binding protein PstS has protein sequence MKKWIAVSGILFAVFLLGCVSEQDVAKEQIKIYGSGASFPAPQIENWIYEFSKVNKNVIVEYASKGSGAGINDFKSKLVHFACTDPPAKESEWIEFKKLGEPLQFPFIVGAVVVVYNLPVDELKLDGETLAKIFMGEIEFWDDQAIKALNPNANLPHEKIIVIHRSDSSGTTEVFTTYLSLVSKDFKEKVGAGKLVEWPVDKIGRGFGGKGNEGVSAMFKQISNSIAYVELAYALHENFKMISLKNAEGNFVKANAETISSAISASSAYVPDPKEGYKEDPKQFLNARGKNSYPIVSFSHVLLWQSYPQNEAQAIKSFWKWVLTEGQKHIIEGYAPLPKEIAELGLKAVESIRGE, from the coding sequence ATGAAGAAATGGATAGCAGTTTCAGGAATTTTGTTTGCAGTATTTTTGCTCGGTTGTGTTTCAGAGCAAGATGTAGCAAAGGAGCAGATAAAGATCTACGGCAGTGGAGCAAGCTTTCCCGCACCACAGATCGAGAACTGGATCTACGAGTTCAGCAAGGTTAATAAAAACGTGATCGTTGAGTATGCAAGCAAAGGCTCCGGAGCGGGCATAAATGACTTCAAGTCGAAGCTTGTTCATTTTGCCTGCACAGATCCGCCTGCAAAGGAGTCAGAATGGATCGAGTTCAAAAAGCTTGGCGAACCGTTGCAGTTTCCATTCATTGTAGGTGCGGTTGTTGTAGTTTACAATCTACCAGTGGATGAGCTAAAGCTCGATGGTGAAACGCTTGCAAAGATCTTCATGGGCGAAATAGAGTTCTGGGATGATCAGGCAATAAAAGCCTTGAATCCTAATGCAAACTTGCCTCACGAGAAGATCATAGTGATTCACAGAAGCGATTCAAGCGGAACTACCGAAGTGTTTACAACTTATCTCTCACTTGTAAGCAAAGACTTCAAAGAAAAGGTTGGAGCGGGCAAGCTTGTTGAATGGCCTGTTGACAAGATTGGCAGAGGTTTTGGTGGAAAGGGTAATGAGGGGGTTTCAGCGATGTTCAAGCAGATTTCGAATAGCATTGCTTACGTGGAGCTTGCCTACGCATTGCATGAGAACTTCAAAATGATTAGTCTTAAGAACGCGGAAGGTAACTTTGTAAAGGCAAATGCAGAAACAATAAGCTCCGCAATTTCTGCAAGCTCAGCTTATGTTCCAGATCCAAAGGAAGGGTATAAGGAGGATCCCAAGCAATTCCTGAATGCAAGAGGCAAAAATTCGTATCCGATAGTTTCATTCAGCCACGTTCTACTATGGCAAAGCTATCCGCAGAATGAAGCTCAGGCGATCAAGAGCTTCTGGAAATGGGTTCTCACGGAAGGGCAGAAGCACATAATAGAGGGCTATGCTCCTCTGCCAAAGGAAATTGCCGAGCTTGGGCTTAAAGCGGTCGAGAGTATAAGAGGTGAGTAA
- a CDS encoding phosphate uptake regulator PhoU: protein MEPRKIFKSGKGSYILTLPKDWVLKNGLKDGDYLYLDYSGEKIIILPKETGKKTVFLDLNDLSFDRVLRRIVAHYLANYDVVRVKVNTEEQRRALAFASDLLIGMEVMEDTGDEMELMAHLDPSKINLNEMVERISKVALSMLSDFIKLSSEKFDRKIASSIAFREGEVDRLYLLILRLAGDQRFFRSFVRHVERISDHVENMTEAMLKLGKCYKEFSALKEVYEVLKQSLMAFMKIEIEMAEEVLDKIADLKKEFAKLQEELLKYPKEEMIYLKTIFDSTIRILAYSSDIAEATIDRSIAEAYLQTKRIE, encoded by the coding sequence ATGGAACCGAGAAAGATCTTCAAAAGTGGAAAAGGAAGCTATATTCTTACCTTGCCAAAAGACTGGGTTCTGAAGAATGGCTTAAAAGACGGAGACTACCTTTATCTGGATTACTCGGGTGAAAAGATCATTATTTTGCCAAAAGAAACGGGTAAGAAGACAGTTTTTTTGGATCTAAACGATCTAAGCTTTGATAGAGTCCTTAGGAGGATCGTTGCCCACTACCTCGCGAACTACGACGTCGTAAGGGTTAAGGTGAACACTGAAGAGCAAAGAAGGGCTTTAGCGTTTGCTTCGGATCTTTTGATTGGCATGGAAGTCATGGAAGACACTGGAGACGAGATGGAGCTAATGGCACATCTTGATCCCTCAAAGATCAATCTGAACGAGATGGTGGAAAGGATCAGCAAAGTCGCTCTAAGCATGCTTTCAGACTTTATTAAGCTCTCTTCGGAAAAATTTGACAGAAAAATTGCAAGCTCGATCGCATTCAGAGAAGGTGAGGTGGATCGACTTTATCTGCTGATCTTGAGGCTTGCGGGTGATCAGAGATTTTTCAGATCATTTGTCAGGCATGTCGAAAGGATCTCAGATCACGTTGAAAACATGACTGAAGCTATGCTTAAGCTTGGAAAATGTTACAAAGAATTTTCTGCTCTTAAAGAGGTTTACGAAGTTCTCAAGCAGTCATTGATGGCTTTTATGAAGATTGAAATCGAGATGGCAGAAGAAGTTCTCGATAAAATAGCAGATCTGAAGAAAGAGTTTGCAAAACTGCAGGAAGAACTGCTGAAATACCCAAAAGAGGAAATGATCTATCTTAAGACGATCTTCGACAGCACGATCAGAATTCTCGCCTACTCTTCAGACATTGCTGAGGCAACGATAGATCGAAGCATTGCGGAAGCCTATCTCCAGACAAAGAGGATCGAGTAG
- the cbiE gene encoding precorrin-6y C5,15-methyltransferase (decarboxylating) subunit CbiE, whose amino-acid sequence MLNIVGVGICEGQITERASKLISQAEVVFGSKRALQLASKFISGEFHELNKFDERIYGEIESLAKQKKVVVLSTGDPMVAGLGTKLKGNIEPGISSVQMALARLGEDLCNAIVIDAHARNAEKELELIEKRNLLILADKKFDPSIFGTRRVALLENICGNEKILIGKANEIKISSDYSILFVWR is encoded by the coding sequence TTGCTGAACATTGTTGGGGTTGGAATTTGTGAAGGACAGATCACGGAAAGAGCTTCTAAGCTTATAAGTCAGGCTGAGGTTGTTTTTGGGAGCAAAAGGGCTCTTCAACTTGCCTCGAAATTCATTTCAGGCGAATTTCACGAGCTTAATAAGTTTGATGAAAGGATCTATGGGGAAATAGAAAGCTTAGCAAAGCAGAAAAAGGTTGTAGTTCTCTCCACTGGCGATCCTATGGTTGCTGGGCTTGGAACAAAGCTTAAAGGCAACATTGAGCCCGGTATTTCGAGCGTTCAGATGGCTCTTGCAAGGCTTGGCGAGGACTTGTGCAACGCAATCGTGATCGACGCTCATGCGAGAAATGCTGAGAAAGAGCTCGAGCTGATCGAAAAGAGAAATCTGCTCATTCTTGCGGACAAAAAATTTGATCCAAGCATTTTTGGAACCAGAAGAGTTGCGTTGCTTGAGAACATTTGCGGAAATGAAAAGATCCTAATTGGAAAGGCGAACGAGATCAAGATCTCTTCCGACTACTCGATCCTCTTTGTCTGGAGATAG
- a CDS encoding cobalt-precorrin-5B (C(1))-methyltransferase yields the protein MRDPIELYEYPKEWLRRGVEKRIRSGLYILTPNGWLRRGITTGTTASASIVASIASLYEDLEKVKVKTPVGIDVEVPVIAKKGFATAVKFSGDHAFDVTNGVAFKARLIEEFGIKFGSGIAKNGDYVVSRSAMGQMLMNYKRACELFDFKGGVLVEADYKQKSEKLNGIAILGTTGFVEPWCEELLRTKIEIAKRYEKIAITTGRESWKIAKEKFPEFQPFVFGVHLKEVISAHSGEIIIVGKPGLLKHVFGSSEQMEVLNSAKKLGNVIEVVIC from the coding sequence ATGCGAGATCCGATTGAGCTCTACGAGTATCCGAAAGAGTGGCTTAGAAGAGGAGTGGAGAAGAGGATCAGGAGTGGTCTCTATATTTTGACTCCGAACGGCTGGCTAAGGCGTGGGATCACAACTGGAACGACCGCCAGTGCTTCAATAGTTGCCTCAATAGCCTCACTTTACGAGGATCTGGAGAAAGTGAAGGTAAAAACCCCTGTGGGGATCGATGTTGAAGTGCCAGTGATAGCCAAGAAAGGCTTTGCTACTGCTGTGAAATTCTCTGGAGATCACGCTTTTGACGTTACTAACGGAGTTGCCTTTAAAGCAAGGCTTATTGAAGAGTTCGGAATAAAATTTGGCTCTGGAATTGCAAAGAATGGTGATTATGTTGTGAGCAGATCCGCGATGGGGCAAATGCTTATGAATTATAAGAGAGCCTGCGAGCTTTTCGATTTTAAGGGTGGAGTTCTGGTGGAAGCGGATTATAAGCAGAAGAGTGAGAAGCTGAATGGAATTGCAATTCTTGGCACCACTGGCTTTGTTGAGCCATGGTGCGAGGAGCTTCTGAGGACGAAGATTGAGATCGCAAAGAGGTATGAAAAGATCGCAATAACAACTGGCAGAGAGAGCTGGAAGATCGCAAAGGAGAAATTTCCAGAATTTCAGCCATTCGTATTTGGAGTCCATTTGAAGGAAGTCATTTCAGCTCATTCCGGCGAAATAATAATTGTTGGAAAGCCCGGATTGCTGAAGCACGTTTTTGGTTCTTCTGAGCAAATGGAGGTTTTGAATTCTGCAAAGAAGTTGGGAAATGTTATTGAGGTGGTAATTTGCTGA